The Hordeum vulgare subsp. vulgare chromosome 4H, MorexV3_pseudomolecules_assembly, whole genome shotgun sequence genomic interval ATCGCGGGCTGCATCCCGGCGCAGGGTGGTGGGTGGGGGGGACAAGTTCAAATACCTAGGCGATCTCCGCTGCTCTTTCCCGATGCAGGCCTTGAAATTAGTTCTTCATTCAGTTAGTTACGCGCAGACAACGGTACAATCCCTTGGTAGGTACAGTAATAAAGAGCACTGCTGGTTTGTGGATGTTCAGACAGATGATTGGGGCAGTTAATGTTTTTTATTTGGAACGGTAAAATTGGGGCACTTAATGGCTGACGGATTCTGCTTAAAATCGGGGCAGTTAATGTTTTTTAGAACGATAAAATCTTTGACTGACGGCGCCTGCTTTAAAAATGGAGTAGAAACCTGACGACATACCGGGCAAAGATTCAGACTGTTTACtgtttattactccctccgttcctaaatataagaccttctagagattacactatagactacatacgaagcaaaatgagtgaatatatactttaaaatctatagtgTAATCTCTGAAaggccttatatttaggaacgaagggagtactactGTACTACTGAAGCCTGAACAAGACAAGCAAGTTGGTAACAACAATTCTAGTTTGAGTTTCGGTCCTAAATTAAATTAAAGCTGGAAATGGGCACGATGAAGGAAATGCCATCATCAATCGACCTACGCTCTCAACATCAATACGGTTTCAAGTCCAATCTCAACTTGGTACTTCTATGGTCAAACTACTGGAGTAGTAGAAATTTTGGCCATCTAGAGCAGTTTCTGAGCTTGAACCAGTACTGGTACTAGTTTGTTTCTGCAGGCTAAAAACTCCGTGTATCAGACGATCGATCACTGCACTGCTGCGTGTGTGACTGACAGTGAAACTTACATTCAGAGCTGGAAACAGGTACACACGCCAGGCTAACAACCTTGTTGACACGAAAATGGCAGACCAGAGCGCGACGACCGGCGGTTCGGAGTTCCTGTCAATCAGCCGGCATTGCGTGCGCCCGGCGGCGATAATCAAAGAGGGGGCGCCATTTATGCAGGGGTTCTTGGTCATCGTCGTCGGGCGGCGCACGCCAGGACTAGTTTACGTGGATCCGTCTTCACTCCCACGCCCATGTGGCCGGCACATGCCATGATTTCTGTCTCcattcctctcctcctctcctccacttggATAGAATagatggcatggcatggcatggcccGGCTCACCAACCATGTCCATGTGACGCGTCTCCATCCGTCCTTGCCCGCCCGTGGTTTCTAGCGGCCAGCGCTCGCAAATCCTGGTACGCAACCAGAGCGCATACAGATCAAGCTGCTACGCCTCAGTGTACTGTGTTGCCACCCTTAAACTGTAGGTGTCTCTGTCGATCTCCGTGTATCGGATGATGATCGCAATCATGCAAGGGTGGGTAAAATGGCGGTGCCAGTTTTAGAACGGAGATTAACTGACGATGTGTGCAAATGTGTGTGCAGGTTGGCGGCAACTCGTACCAGGTGCCGGCGGGCCGACGAGACGGCAACGTCTCGGTGGCCGGGGAGACCAACGGGAACCTGCCGCCGCCGACCGCCAACGTGAACCAGCTCAACCAGATCTTCGGCTCCAAAGGCCTCACCCAGGCCCAGATGGTCGCGCTCTCAGGTACGTGGTCACCAACCCGAGAGTGGCTTGCGCGTGCACCGTTGATTTACTGAAACTGAAATCTGGAGGAATCGGCAGGGGCGCACACGGTGGGGATGGCGCAGTGCAGCTCCTTCAGCAGCCGGCTCTACTCGTACGGGACCAGCGGCGGGAAGGACCCCAGCATGGACCCGACCTACCTGGCCACGCTCAGCACGCAGTGCCCGCAGTCCGGAGCCAGCCAGCCCGTCGCCATGGACCCCGTCACCCCCAACACCTTCGACACCAACTACTACGCCAACGTCGCCGCCAACCGCGGCCTGCTCGCCTCCGACCAGGCGCTGCTCGCCGACAACAGCACCGCCGCCCAGGTCCTCGGCTACACCACCAACCCCGGCACCTTCCAGACCGACTTCGCCAACGCCATGGTCGCCATGGGCGCCATCGGCGTGCTCACCGGCAACACCGGCACCATCAGGACAAACTGCAGGGTCGTCGGCTGATCGATCGAGCGTGTGATTGAACTGAATTGTACTATGGAGTAGATAGGTATAGTGTACTGTAAACTGTTTGGTCGATCTGTACTCGCTAGCTCTTAGCTTAGCTTAGCCCCACCGTCCTCTCTCTTTTCTCCTTGATCTTGCATACTGTACTTTCTTTCACTGCTTGTGTTCCCTTAGCCTCTGTATGTATTATCTAGTTGGAACTGTAtgtaatgacatgatcacatgattgggttgggtaccaatgtaCCCATGGTGCTTAATAAAAAGCTACTACAGACAGATCGTGTGTTAGTCTCTACCTAATAAAAAAGCAAATGGTGTTTTTGATCGTACGTCATTAAATTTGCTTCTGAAGTTCGCAAAAATTACCCGTAAATGAGGAAAACGATTCGTTTTTTAAACTTCGATTCGGCTACTTCTTTCTAATCTAAAGGCCGCGGTTCCCTTGTTTAATCACAACCAAATCATATATCCAGGCTTGATCCCATCTTCTCCCAGTATTGTCTCACCTTTTCTCATTCGGTGATGTGCATTGTCTCGCTGACTGCCTGATTGGGCCGGCCTACaaccctttttcttcttcttctatatgtttgtttttgttttttctcttttGGCTTTATTTCGATAAACTTTGTACAAATGTTAATCATGGATTATGTCAAATTTGTAGACAAAAAACTTCCCACATATACAAAAAATGTAGGGCGCGTATGGataataaataatatatttttcttttattttgaaaaatattgatcgTGTATTTAAAAAACTTTAAATGTGCATAAAAAAATGTTTCCAGGGTATAAGAAAACATATACAAAAAATATAATGTGTATGGAACGAAGTTGATGTAAAAAATATAACTTTTCAAAAAATTTAATCGTGTATTTGAATAATGTAAACatgtatatgaaaaatgttcatgatgcatacaaaatatgtaaaatgtgtataaAAGAATTAGACATCAAAAATAAATAATGTTTCTGATGTCACACGCAAAAAAATGTTTCTAATgtataaaacatatataatagtTTTATACAAGGTTTAGGCAAACAAATGGCTTAGttttgatttttcatatatataaattGTTTTGCTAATGATTTTTTAACAATATCGATGTTGATACACAACCTTGAACATTTTGTATGCATGTACTTACAAATTAATTGTTTTCGATGTAGCTGCCTAATATGTTTGCAAGCAAATTAAGACTTCACTTagattacaaatgcaaacacatatatcagcaagataaaaataatgctcttatgcatatgctatcactaattaacaaaacatacTTTGCCATTTTCATCATAATGCAAATATTTGTGTGGCATCACTGAGGAGAACAGAGACCATGCAACTTGAAACATCAAGTAAGATCATATCCATGTTTATTTATTAGAGAGGCGATTTCATATGCATGGTGATAGCTACCTTTTAAATATATGCGGTGTTGGGTTTCCATGACATTGGCACAAGTGCATGTTTGTTGTATATAAATGATCTTTTCCACTTAactttgtcttttttatttacctTTTTTACACAAGTGACTTTTTGTTGTGTAGAAATGACGTTTCTCATTTCTCTCGGTCTTTTTGCTTGCCTTTTTGGCAtaattgcttgtttgcttgcttgactgGTCCGAAATCATGATATTTTCATTATAGAATTATTTTTCATAGTACAGAATAATGTACCAAAATAATTGGAGATATAATTTTGGTCTGTGTGTACCTACCACCATGGGTAGCAAATTATTTCCGTTATTTATTATATGTACATTAATACTATAAGTCCATAGGACATGGATTTAAATTGTTTGGAATACGTGTACGCAATATTCTTTCATACTTTTATTTCTTAATTTGTTCATTAAATATGCATCGATTTGgtgtatactccctctgtaactaAGCACACTGAACATATTGAATTTTTTctctgagagagagagaaaaaaaaaatctttggaCTGACCACAATCAAACATGTTTTCATTATGTGAGCATTGAAGCCACTatcgacaacacaaatgtgatgtcatGTGAAACTAAAAAACATGGGCCAACTAAGGTCTTGAGTCGTGGTTATTagattaaggccctgtttggaaccacccagattatataatctggtttttataatctattgtatttccaaacaggacagtttatattgtagattttataaactagatgaccagattattataatctcataatctccTCTACCCGagctaaaatgagattatggattacaaatgacgtattatccttgtaaacttcaagagaattacgcagtgccactgccactttcctatttttccttgtaaactgagggcaaacatgtcattgtacaatttaaaagccagtttacagtttatataatctggcctccaaacatgcccacttggattatttttataaaccagattatataatctatgttcataatccagattattataatttattatggttccaaacagggcctaagaatGTGTGtcattttctcttccgttgcaacgcacgggctcttttgctagttacTAGTAAACCAGACATGGACAACCCAGCCTGAGTCCAGCCCGAAAATACTAGACTTCGTTGCTTGGCATTGGGGCCGGGCTCAGGCTTCATTTTCCAACCCAAAAGATAGTTTGGGCCGGCTCGGGTTTCTCTTTTTAAGGATTTCGGGGCGGGCTTTTGGGCTTGAAGCCCGGCTTACATGTGCAAACAATGAAAAAACTGCATCCGGGCCGGGTTCGGGCTTGAGAAAAAAGTGTATTTTGGGCTGGCTTGGGCTTGAGAATAGAACGTCGGGCTTTTACAAGCCCGGCCCGAAACCCAGCCCGACCCGACGTATCCCCgggtttctttatttctttttgtcaCAATCACTTGTCTCTGAGCTTTCCTTTTTTGAGAAGCATCTCCGACATTAGTAGAGAGAAGTAGATGTAGGGgcgtaccatgggtcgaggaagcGATAATACTTCTGTGAATTCTTCTGGTACCACAGAAGGACACTTCCTTGATGTTTGAGCCCGGTCAAGTCAATCATTGTATCACGAACAAGATGAATTCTATATGAAAAACACAAACCTTCCGATTTCTTCTGGTTCCTTTTTTTATGTATTTTGGACAGTTTAATAAAGACCATAtatttaaaaataattttttacataaatattccaaaatgtaAAAATTTCATGGATTTATTAAAATGTCAATTGTTTTATAAAATATATGATGCCTTTAGGAAAAAGCGCAAGTTTAAACAACAGAAGAAATCTAGGGAAACAACTTAAAAGAAAAGAGATAAAAGCAGCAATTCGctaaaaaaaataggaaaatgaaaaaagCCAAGGAAATGATAATACTTCTGTGAATACTTCTGCTAGCACAGAAGTGCACTCCCTTGATGTTCCATCTTGGTCAAGTCAACCACTATGTCTAGAACATGATGAACTATATATAAAAAAAGTGTTCAAGTTTTTTTAcatattttagaaaaataatgTAAACATCATATATTTAAAAATAAATCTGAACAAAGATATTCCTAAATAAAAAAATCATGGATTTACAAAATTGTAACTAtattatttttacaaaaaatatGCTCTTAAAAATGCAAATTTAAATACCAAAATTAAGTTATGgaaatattttaaaagaaaagagataAAAGCAGAAAAATCGCTCAAGAAAAAACAGATAATGGAGAATCAATTAAAACATCTTACATTATGGGACGGAAGGagtaaaatttaaaaaaaaaacaaaaaaatcaaaaataattttaataactgGGACAAACACATTAAAGAAAGtataaacaaaaaggaaaaaagtttaAAAAAATTAGGCTAAACCACACTTTTTTTATTACTCAAGAATGTTCTAAGGAATACAATTAAGATCTGGAGGTTGGAGAAGCCACACAAGGTGACCATCAGGAGACTAAGCGCGTAATTGGCGAGGCTATGTGCCACGATGTTCGAAATTCTACCTTTGAAAGTGAAAGAACAAAACTGGAAATCTAAAGACATTAAATTCATGTCTCTCGTATTTTGAGCATGACTCCCACCATTGCCTTGTGAGATGTTTGATACTACCTCCTTCTCTCCTTGCAATCTGAAGACACCACAACTCTTGTGTGTAGGTGGTCTGTAGCCAGCGCTAGAGCTTCACGACAAGCTAGGAATTCAAGAGCAGCTGGATCGGAGAAACACTAAAAAGTAATAATAAAACATTAATTTCTGATGAGCCTGGCCCATTTACGCATGCACTACGGGATTCATTGTCATGTGTCACATAGGATTAGCCTTGCTATactatgctcatgtaggaaatacAATGTTAACTGGGTCAGCACCGGACCACGACCCATGGCAACCATAGCATTACTTTTTTCTTCCAAGAGAGGCCATTAATCTATTTTTTATCTTTTCTTCAGGGAGAGCCCTCGGATTTAGTCATGCCCaatattttattttcaaaaacgTTTTGTAATATTCatgtttatttttaaaaataaataatttgTTTTAAAAATATTGTAATTGTAAAAAAAATGTTCTTAAATGTGATAAATGTTAATCCAACATATAGATGCCCCCCCCCCTTGCAAGAAAATACATGTATCTTCGCCCCTCTCTTATTACTTCACTAAGCCATATTTTTTCGTCCGGTAAAATTTGTCTTACCTCAAAAGTGGAAAAATATGGTAAGAAAATGGTGTCTGTCGAAAAGATATATTACAGGATGTAAAATTATAAATGTGAAGGTATAGTATAAAAACTATATGAAATGTAACTTTTTTGTTTTATGAATGTTATCTTACTTTTATACTGGTTATTTATGTATTAAATCAATATGATCATAATTATTCATTTACTATATGTAAATTCTAAATCCAATGACGTAAAAAAAATCAAGTGTAACTGCTCACATCTTTGAAAAAAAATGATTGCTTGTTTTACAAAAGTTCATGTCATTCAAAATTTGTTTCATGATATTTTGAAAAGGTTTCATGTTTTTGCAAAATGTTCATGTAATTTAAAAGTGCTCGCTATTTTGATAAATGTCCATtcaattaaaaaaaatcatgtaCTTCCAAaaaaacgcatttgtagaaacaATACACAAAGTTTTCTCAAGTGTTCGAACTTTTTAAAAGTGTTTACACATTTACGAAAGAGAAAAATATTTCTATATATGTCAAAAATGGCTATACATTAGTTTTAACATTTTgtttaaaaggaaacaaaaaacaagaagaagaattaaATATTATTCTATTGGCAACCCTGAAAACCTCTAGCATAAAAAATAGGTATTTAAAAAGGTTTGAAAATCATCACTCGAAAAAATATCAAGAATTTTGGACATTTGTTTTATGAAAATAAGGAGCATCATATGAAAGAAGAAACGAAAGGGGCCCATGCGGCCCACCTCTTGGCCATGCGTCCACCCCACCACGCCCGAAAAGTAAGCATAAATGTAAACAACTTGGCAATGTTTTCATAAGCATTAATGTTGATGGATGCTATTATGAGGACAAACGTGAACCACAGACTTGGTCGTGAGAGTTGTCACAGGAACTTTGATTTCAGCTCAAGAATTATGGTATGGATATGCCATAGCTGCAACGATGATGTGAATTGTATGTTGTTTGATTGGCAAACACATGAAGTACTTAGGTATGTCTTGACTAACTATTAGTAAATTTTAttgttttgtaaaaacaaagaACACCCAATAGTTGGTTTGtgtcaaagaaaaaaaaaacaagatTGCAAAACAACAATCCCCATTCCTCTTTTTTGATGGATATGGATGCAAAATGCAAGGGCACTAACAAATGGCCGGATTGTTAACAAAGCGTAGCTTAGATGATCAACATTTTTTATGCATACGGTATCTCGGAGGTGCTTGTAAGGCCAGGGTGTATGTATGAATATATATTTCAGCATTTTATGATTGTATTATGTTCACAAGAAAGAAACGATTAGAAAAAATAAAAGTTTCAGCCATCTAATGGATAGACATGTACTCGCTTCGTCCTTGAAAGAATGTACTACTTCCAACTTTATTGGAAAGTCAATTTTCTTTATGTTTGATTGTATTTATACAATAACACATCAACATTTATGCCATCAAATTAGTAGCATTAAAGCATCTACAGCCGAAACTTGCAAATTCGATCCCTCAAACGCCCGCGGACGCATCGACGGGCAATGATTGGTCGTATCTCATATTTCCCTTTTCACATCCATGTATCTCATATCCAGTGCCCTATATCCATATTATCCATGCAACATTGAGCAACTCTCATGTTATGCAGATGAGTATTTGTTTGTGCTTGGTTCTAACTACAACCAGGAGCAACTTCACAGTCCAACCATAATCTATATGATGTTGCACGCACCGTGCTTGACTCAACAAAGTCAAATTCACCATGTTGGTTTATGTATGACATCACGTGCAAACAAAGAGCATTTTCTTTTCAGTTTAAAGTAAGTGTTCCTTGCTGCATAACAAACTACTTTTTTTTTCCAGCAATTTGTTTTCTTGAGACAACGAAAATGCACCACCTTTTAATGAAAATGAAATTGGTTTCTATCTATATCTTTGTCTCATATCTAACCTGATTGTCAAGCAGGTAGCCTCCATAAGCACTAATTATAGTTGCATTGCGGGAGACAAAATTTGGTCAAAtagtttttcttttcctttttatccAGGTTGTCACCTTTTGGATCATAAATTTTCTCGAGAGACAAAATCTAATCAGACAATGTTGCTGGTATCATTTTGCCTCTTTTTGCCCAAGCAAACAATTGTCAAAAGGAATCAAAGCAGGCAAGATATAGAAAcaagataaagaaatcaaagcaGGTTACCTTGGTGAGTTCTTTGTGTGTTTTGCTGAGCTCCCACATCTGGATCCATGCTGCTACacgttttttattttgttttgcctGCACACTGATTCTTTCCCAAGTTTTTTTAAGTTAAATTAGGTCATAGATCTCGGGATTTATTTGCCCTAACACCTTTGAAGGTTAGCCGACCATGGGGCTAGGGATGGGCAGGAGGGAGAGTGTTGAGGAGAGGGACAAATGTCTCTGGACCCAGGTGCTTTTTTCCTCGGGTCACGTGACAGCGGGAGGAAGatatgaaagaaaaaaaaacagaccAAAGCCTAGACAGAAAAGAAAAAGGCGGCGAGCTGGGACAAGGGAGAAACGGGCTGGAGAAAAAAAAGGTGACATCACCCCACGTCAGATGACCGAGAACATAGACAAAACTCAGAGCTCTTGGCGCTCTCCATCAAATTAGTAGATTAGAAAcatgataaaatatattttcatcaTATACGTATTTGATTTTCACAAACATTATAATATTTTTGCACAAACTCGTCAAACTTTGAGATGGTTTGACCCTCCAACAAAGTTAAAAGCACACTCTTTTTAAGGACGGAGTGAGTATAATTCTTAAACAAAAGTCGTATGAGCATGCGCGATACGAAACTCGGTATCTCTAGGAATTTCCAAACAAGtgcgcaaaagaaaaaaaaaatgataATCTGCCGTGTTGCTGCAACCTGCAAACTATTGACCGAGCAATCCAGAAGATTGCGATGCCTTTCAACACAAGAAAGCCAGTCGCAATTGTCAACCCTCGGCCTTATCCTCTTGAAATGCGATAAGCAGCGCTGGAAACGTAGAAGAAAAGAGTTTTTCTAGAGGCAAAAGAAAGTTCCAGCTAGTTATTCCTAGAGATTCATTCATCGGCGTGTCACGACTCACGGCGACAGTGGATGGCGGTTTGACCACACAAGCAGGGTGGGTATCTAGAGGCctagtttttgtttgtttgtttgtttgggtgagatgattttgtttttgtttttttgagggAGGGTGAGATGATCTTAGAGGCGTAGCTTTGGTTTGAAGCAAAGTGGCGACCAACAACACAAAGCAACGGGGAATCGAATCGACCTTGAGCCGCTCGGTCGGacgggcccggcccggcccggcccgaacCCGAAGGAACGAAGACCTCCGCTCCCCGGAACGGTGGACCCGCCGCATCGGTGACACGAGTCGCACCCCGGCGAATATTCATTCCGCTTCCCCGAGGCGGGGCGAGGGCAGGGG includes:
- the LOC123449885 gene encoding peroxidase 5-like; amino-acid sequence: MEAPAARGGGAVASVVVVVVVMAMAAATARAQLQVGYYDTLCPAAEIIVQQEVSKGVSGSPGTAAGLLRLHFHDCFVRGCDGSVLVDSTAGNQAEKDAPPNSSLRGFEVIDAAKTRLEQACYGVVSCADVLAFAARDALALVGGNSYQVPAGRRDGNVSVAGETNGNLPPPTANVNQLNQIFGSKGLTQAQMVALSGAHTVGMAQCSSFSSRLYSYGTSGGKDPSMDPTYLATLSTQCPQSGASQPVAMDPVTPNTFDTNYYANVAANRGLLASDQALLADNSTAAQVLGYTTNPGTFQTDFANAMVAMGAIGVLTGNTGTIRTNCRVVG